Proteins from a genomic interval of Mesobacillus sp. S13:
- the clpP gene encoding ATP-dependent Clp endopeptidase proteolytic subunit ClpP: MNLIPTVIEQTNRGERAYDIYSRLLKDRIIMLGSGIDDNVANSIVAQLLFLEAENPEKDISIYINSPGGSITAGMAIYDTMQFIKPDVQTICIGMAASMGAFLLAAGTKGKRYALPNAEVMIHQPLGGAQGQATEIEIAAKRILFLREKLNTILSERTGQPLEVIAKDTDRDNFMTAERAKEYGLVDQIITRNVLEEKKDK, encoded by the coding sequence ATGAACTTGATTCCTACAGTTATTGAACAAACGAATCGGGGCGAAAGGGCATATGATATTTATTCCCGCCTTTTGAAGGATCGCATCATTATGCTTGGAAGCGGAATTGATGACAATGTTGCCAATTCCATCGTAGCCCAGCTGCTTTTCCTGGAAGCTGAGAATCCGGAAAAGGACATTTCTATCTACATCAATAGCCCGGGCGGCAGCATTACTGCCGGCATGGCAATCTACGATACAATGCAGTTCATCAAGCCGGATGTACAGACAATCTGTATCGGTATGGCTGCTTCAATGGGTGCATTCCTTCTTGCTGCTGGTACGAAAGGCAAGCGTTACGCCCTGCCAAATGCAGAAGTCATGATCCACCAGCCACTTGGCGGTGCTCAGGGACAGGCGACAGAAATTGAAATCGCTGCGAAGCGCATCCTTTTCCTTCGCGAAAAGCTGAATACGATTCTTTCCGAGCGCACTGGCCAGCCGCTTGAAGTCATCGCGAAAGATACGGACCGCGACAACTTCATGACTGCTGAGCGCGCGAAGGAATATGGTCTGGTTGACCAGATTATCACTCGCAACGTACTAGAGGAAAAGAAAGACAAGTAA
- a CDS encoding HPr family phosphocarrier protein: MVEKQVEVKLKTGLQARPAALFVQEANRFSSDIFLEKDGKKVNAKSIMGLMSLAVSAGASVNLIAEGNDEEEAVEKLAEYIQKEN, encoded by the coding sequence ATGGTTGAAAAACAGGTGGAAGTGAAGTTGAAAACGGGTTTACAGGCGCGTCCTGCGGCATTGTTCGTGCAGGAAGCAAACAGGTTCTCATCCGATATTTTTCTCGAGAAAGACGGTAAAAAAGTGAACGCGAAAAGCATCATGGGATTGATGAGCTTAGCTGTAAGCGCTGGCGCATCCGTGAATCTGATCGCTGAAGGCAATGATGAAGAAGAGGCAGTGGAGAAGCTTGCTGAATACATCCAAAAGGAAAACTAA
- the whiA gene encoding DNA-binding protein WhiA — MSFASETKKELTNIDVKGCCADAELSALIRMNGSLSFSNRKLIVDIQTENAAIARRIYTLIKKSYQVQVELLVRKKMRLKKNNVYIVRLKESAREILEDLKILGEGFEIIHEISPELVKKKCCKRSYLRGAFLAGGSVNNPETSSYHLEIASMYQEHNDSLCELMNTFGLNSKTLERKKGFITYLKEAEKITEFLNIVGAHNALLRFEDIRIVRDMRNSVNRLVNCETANLNKTIGAALRQVENIRYIRDTVGLQILPDKLREIAQLRVDYQDVTLKELGEMVSGGSISKSGINHRLRKIDEIADKLRAGQITNK; from the coding sequence GTGTCGTTCGCTTCGGAAACAAAAAAGGAACTCACGAATATCGACGTGAAGGGCTGCTGCGCTGACGCGGAACTGTCCGCTTTAATCCGGATGAATGGTTCCCTTTCCTTCTCAAATCGCAAACTCATCGTAGACATACAGACGGAAAATGCCGCGATTGCCAGACGCATCTATACCTTGATCAAAAAAAGTTATCAGGTTCAGGTCGAGCTGCTGGTGCGTAAAAAAATGCGGCTGAAAAAGAATAATGTTTATATTGTCCGCCTTAAGGAATCAGCCAGGGAAATTCTGGAGGATTTAAAGATTTTAGGAGAAGGCTTTGAAATAATCCACGAAATTTCGCCGGAACTCGTGAAAAAGAAATGTTGTAAGCGTTCTTATTTAAGAGGCGCATTTCTCGCAGGAGGCTCTGTGAACAATCCGGAGACATCTTCCTATCATTTGGAGATTGCCTCCATGTACCAGGAGCATAATGACTCATTATGTGAACTGATGAATACATTCGGCCTGAACAGCAAAACGCTTGAGCGCAAAAAAGGGTTCATCACCTATTTGAAGGAAGCAGAAAAAATCACAGAGTTTCTGAACATCGTTGGCGCCCATAATGCACTGCTGCGATTTGAGGATATCCGGATTGTCCGCGATATGAGAAACTCAGTTAATCGTCTCGTGAATTGTGAAACAGCTAACTTGAATAAAACGATTGGTGCTGCATTAAGACAGGTGGAAAATATCCGCTACATACGGGATACCGTCGGCCTGCAAATTTTGCCGGATAAACTGAGGGAAATCGCTCAGCTCCGTGTTGACTACCAGGATGTAACCCTTAAAGAGTTGGGTGAAATGGTCAGCGGTGGATCAATCAGCAAATCAGGAATCAATCACCGGCTGCGAAAGATCGATGAAATAGCCGATAAACTGCGTGCCGGGCAAATTACAAATAAATAG
- a CDS encoding gluconeogenesis factor YvcK family protein yields the protein MMNDGLPRIVIIGGGTGLPVLLRGLKKHPVDITAIVTVADDGGSSGRLREDMHIPPPGDIRNVLAALSDVEPLIEEMFQHRFNTANELSGHSLGNLILAAMTSITGNFVHAIQEMSKVLNVRGKVLPAANRSVMLNAVMEDDSIVRGESKIPYSGKRIKRVFLNPEGVKPLPETLQAIREADLIVIGPGSLYTSILPNLLVKRLGKEVCKATARKVYICNLMTQAGETHDFAASDHIKAIYDHMDCAFIDTILVNSETIPPDVELRYKEELAQPVHFDLDRLTALGIEVVQDEIAELDGNVIRHDTKKVSEILYSMIIDETKKRYNA from the coding sequence GCGGATTGAAAAAGCACCCTGTCGATATTACGGCGATTGTCACAGTCGCAGATGATGGCGGCAGCTCCGGCCGATTGCGGGAGGATATGCATATTCCTCCGCCCGGTGATATCCGGAATGTCCTGGCAGCACTATCAGATGTGGAGCCGCTGATTGAAGAGATGTTCCAGCATCGGTTCAATACAGCCAATGAATTGTCTGGCCACTCGCTCGGAAACCTGATCCTTGCTGCGATGACATCAATCACCGGAAACTTTGTGCATGCGATTCAGGAAATGAGCAAGGTTTTGAATGTCCGCGGAAAAGTACTGCCGGCAGCAAACAGGAGTGTCATGCTGAATGCAGTGATGGAGGATGACAGCATTGTCAGGGGCGAGTCCAAGATTCCTTACTCTGGAAAAAGGATCAAAAGGGTCTTCCTGAATCCGGAAGGCGTAAAGCCTTTGCCTGAAACGCTCCAGGCCATCAGGGAAGCTGACTTGATTGTGATCGGTCCTGGCAGTTTGTATACGAGTATTCTGCCGAACTTGCTCGTAAAGAGGCTTGGCAAGGAAGTGTGCAAAGCGACAGCGCGCAAGGTGTATATCTGCAATCTGATGACACAGGCAGGTGAGACGCATGATTTTGCCGCCAGTGATCATATCAAGGCGATCTATGACCATATGGACTGTGCTTTTATTGATACGATTCTTGTGAACAGCGAGACCATCCCGCCGGATGTCGAGCTGCGCTATAAAGAGGAGTTAGCACAGCCTGTCCATTTTGACCTTGACCGGCTGACGGCACTTGGAATTGAAGTCGTCCAGGATGAAATCGCAGAACTCGACGGCAATGTCATCAGGCATGATACAAAAAAAGTTTCAGAAATTTTATATTCTATGATAATAGATGAAACCAAAAAGAGATATAACGCGTAA